In one Tripterygium wilfordii isolate XIE 37 chromosome 22, ASM1340144v1, whole genome shotgun sequence genomic region, the following are encoded:
- the LOC119990515 gene encoding uncharacterized protein LOC119990515 isoform X2: MHLLPQLAQFRADVFLALSDYLTLVCVRSPHNCQFDIKLSCHHSFLPSFLRLSSTYCSLRGFLASSKVCVFILLLSLGDARTACVTATVGETGGLGCSASGSILSVFITTKRSLCPSQPLDEALLNFSSSYWILSVVHHTSDFNSADSMLLDLPTEESRQPKSRLSVHPPPAFGSSPNLGALVLEANKSEEQDGDRLITYIWFLLVQRLMYQLLRLLLSAMDMESYTGGLLVSTSAQQPRWCHCPTISLFWMEKSDYNNSMEAYNIKQVIGVVYDVVLGFGSSFPSLYASSFKKREHMEDSEY; encoded by the exons ATGCATCTACTGCCTCAATTAGCTCAGTTTCGTGCTGATGTCTTCCTGGCTTTGAGTGACTACCTGACATTGGTCTGTGTACGGTCACCTCACAATTGTCAGTTCGATATTAAGTTGAGTTGTCATCAcagcttccttccttccttccttcgaTTATCATCTACTTACTGTTCTTTGCGTGGGTTCTTGGCCTCATCAAAGGTTTGCGTCTTCATTTTGTTGCTTTCTCTGGGTGACGCTCGAACGGCTTGCGTG ACAGCGACGGTGGGCGAAACTGGTGGTCTTGGTTGTTCTGCTTCTGGTTCCATTTTGTCTGTTTTTATTACTACCAAAAGGAGTCTCTGTCCTTCTCAGCCTCTCGATGAAG CTCTCCTGAACTTCTCTTCGTCATATTGGATACTCTCTGTG GTTCATCATACATCTGATTTCAACTCAGCTGATTCTATGCTTTTGGATCTTCCTACTGAAGAATCTCGACAACCAAAGAGCAGACTGAG TGTACATCCACCACCAGCTTTTGGTTCATCGCCTAATCTTGGAGCCCTTGTACTTGAAGCAAATAAATCTGAAGAGCAAGATGGGGATAGATTAATCACATACATTTGGTTTTTGTTGGTACAGCGCTTGATGTACCAACTTTTAAGGTTGTTGCTCTCTGCCATGGACATGGAATCTTACACAG GTGGCTTATTAGTCTCTACTTCAGCACAACAACCGCGCTGGTGCCACTGCCCTACCATATCACTTTTTTGGATGGAAAAAAGTGATTACAATAACAGTATGGAAGCTTACAATATAAAACAG GTTATTGGAGTAGTTTATGATGTGGTGTTGGGTTTCGGTTCTTCCTTCCCCTCTCTGTACGCCTCTTCATTTAAGAAAAG AGAGCATATGGAAGATTCTGAGTATTGA
- the LOC119990515 gene encoding uncharacterized protein LOC119990515 isoform X4, with the protein MHLLPQLAQFRADVFLALSDYLTLVCVRSPHNCQFDIKLSCHHSFLPSFLRLSSTYCSLRGFLASSKVCVFILLLSLGDARTACVTATVGETGGLGCSASGSILSVFITTKRSLCPSQPLDEVLTFFLAWGRSCGSTLLNFSSSYWILSVVHHTSDFNSADSMLLDLPTEESRQPKSRLSVHPPPAFGSSPNLGALVLEANKSEEQDGDRLITYIWFLLVQRLMYQLLRLLLSAMDMESYTDFTPENIQRMQSNILVGKFLTTILYMWILIGGFQD; encoded by the exons ATGCATCTACTGCCTCAATTAGCTCAGTTTCGTGCTGATGTCTTCCTGGCTTTGAGTGACTACCTGACATTGGTCTGTGTACGGTCACCTCACAATTGTCAGTTCGATATTAAGTTGAGTTGTCATCAcagcttccttccttccttccttcgaTTATCATCTACTTACTGTTCTTTGCGTGGGTTCTTGGCCTCATCAAAGGTTTGCGTCTTCATTTTGTTGCTTTCTCTGGGTGACGCTCGAACGGCTTGCGTG ACAGCGACGGTGGGCGAAACTGGTGGTCTTGGTTGTTCTGCTTCTGGTTCCATTTTGTCTGTTTTTATTACTACCAAAAGGAGTCTCTGTCCTTCTCAGCCTCTCGATGAAG ttttgacgtttttcttaGCTTGGGGACGATCATGCGGCTCAA CTCTCCTGAACTTCTCTTCGTCATATTGGATACTCTCTGTG GTTCATCATACATCTGATTTCAACTCAGCTGATTCTATGCTTTTGGATCTTCCTACTGAAGAATCTCGACAACCAAAGAGCAGACTGAG TGTACATCCACCACCAGCTTTTGGTTCATCGCCTAATCTTGGAGCCCTTGTACTTGAAGCAAATAAATCTGAAGAGCAAGATGGGGATAGATTAATCACATACATTTGGTTTTTGTTGGTACAGCGCTTGATGTACCAACTTTTAAGGTTGTTGCTCTCTGCCATGGACATGGAATCTTACACAG ATTTCACTCCAGAGAATATACAGAGGATGCAATCAAATATATTAGTGGGAAAATTCTTGACGACCATCCTATACATGTGGATTTTAATTGGGGGGTTTCAGGATTGA
- the LOC119990515 gene encoding uncharacterized protein LOC119990515 isoform X5, whose product MKVRFFHFLTFFLAWGRSCGSTLLNFSSSYWILSVVHHTSDFNSADSMLLDLPTEESRQPKSRLSVHPPPAFGSSPNLGALVLEANKSEEQDGDRLITYIWFLLVQRLMYQLLRLLLSAMDMESYTGGLLVSTSAQQPRWCHCPTISLFWMEKSDYNNSMEAYNIKQVIGVVYDVVLGFGSSFPSLYASSFKKREHMEDSEY is encoded by the exons ATGAAGGTGAGATTTTTCCACT ttttgacgtttttcttaGCTTGGGGACGATCATGCGGCTCAA CTCTCCTGAACTTCTCTTCGTCATATTGGATACTCTCTGTG GTTCATCATACATCTGATTTCAACTCAGCTGATTCTATGCTTTTGGATCTTCCTACTGAAGAATCTCGACAACCAAAGAGCAGACTGAG TGTACATCCACCACCAGCTTTTGGTTCATCGCCTAATCTTGGAGCCCTTGTACTTGAAGCAAATAAATCTGAAGAGCAAGATGGGGATAGATTAATCACATACATTTGGTTTTTGTTGGTACAGCGCTTGATGTACCAACTTTTAAGGTTGTTGCTCTCTGCCATGGACATGGAATCTTACACAG GTGGCTTATTAGTCTCTACTTCAGCACAACAACCGCGCTGGTGCCACTGCCCTACCATATCACTTTTTTGGATGGAAAAAAGTGATTACAATAACAGTATGGAAGCTTACAATATAAAACAG GTTATTGGAGTAGTTTATGATGTGGTGTTGGGTTTCGGTTCTTCCTTCCCCTCTCTGTACGCCTCTTCATTTAAGAAAAG AGAGCATATGGAAGATTCTGAGTATTGA
- the LOC119990515 gene encoding uncharacterized protein LOC119990515 isoform X3, which yields MHLLPQLAQFRADVFLALSDYLTLVCVRSPHNCQFDIKLSCHHSFLPSFLRLSSTYCSLRGFLASSKTATVGETGGLGCSASGSILSVFITTKRSLCPSQPLDEVLTFFLAWGRSCGSTLLNFSSSYWILSVVHHTSDFNSADSMLLDLPTEESRQPKSRLSVHPPPAFGSSPNLGALVLEANKSEEQDGDRLITYIWFLLVQRLMYQLLRLLLSAMDMESYTGGLLVSTSAQQPRWCHCPTISLFWMEKSDYNNSMEAYNIKQVIGVVYDVVLGFGSSFPSLYASSFKKREHMEDSEY from the exons ATGCATCTACTGCCTCAATTAGCTCAGTTTCGTGCTGATGTCTTCCTGGCTTTGAGTGACTACCTGACATTGGTCTGTGTACGGTCACCTCACAATTGTCAGTTCGATATTAAGTTGAGTTGTCATCAcagcttccttccttccttccttcgaTTATCATCTACTTACTGTTCTTTGCGTGGGTTCTTGGCCTCATCAAAG ACAGCGACGGTGGGCGAAACTGGTGGTCTTGGTTGTTCTGCTTCTGGTTCCATTTTGTCTGTTTTTATTACTACCAAAAGGAGTCTCTGTCCTTCTCAGCCTCTCGATGAAG ttttgacgtttttcttaGCTTGGGGACGATCATGCGGCTCAA CTCTCCTGAACTTCTCTTCGTCATATTGGATACTCTCTGTG GTTCATCATACATCTGATTTCAACTCAGCTGATTCTATGCTTTTGGATCTTCCTACTGAAGAATCTCGACAACCAAAGAGCAGACTGAG TGTACATCCACCACCAGCTTTTGGTTCATCGCCTAATCTTGGAGCCCTTGTACTTGAAGCAAATAAATCTGAAGAGCAAGATGGGGATAGATTAATCACATACATTTGGTTTTTGTTGGTACAGCGCTTGATGTACCAACTTTTAAGGTTGTTGCTCTCTGCCATGGACATGGAATCTTACACAG GTGGCTTATTAGTCTCTACTTCAGCACAACAACCGCGCTGGTGCCACTGCCCTACCATATCACTTTTTTGGATGGAAAAAAGTGATTACAATAACAGTATGGAAGCTTACAATATAAAACAG GTTATTGGAGTAGTTTATGATGTGGTGTTGGGTTTCGGTTCTTCCTTCCCCTCTCTGTACGCCTCTTCATTTAAGAAAAG AGAGCATATGGAAGATTCTGAGTATTGA
- the LOC119990515 gene encoding uncharacterized protein LOC119990515 isoform X1, with protein MHLLPQLAQFRADVFLALSDYLTLVCVRSPHNCQFDIKLSCHHSFLPSFLRLSSTYCSLRGFLASSKVCVFILLLSLGDARTACVTATVGETGGLGCSASGSILSVFITTKRSLCPSQPLDEVLTFFLAWGRSCGSTLLNFSSSYWILSVVHHTSDFNSADSMLLDLPTEESRQPKSRLSVHPPPAFGSSPNLGALVLEANKSEEQDGDRLITYIWFLLVQRLMYQLLRLLLSAMDMESYTGGLLVSTSAQQPRWCHCPTISLFWMEKSDYNNSMEAYNIKQVIGVVYDVVLGFGSSFPSLYASSFKKREHMEDSEY; from the exons ATGCATCTACTGCCTCAATTAGCTCAGTTTCGTGCTGATGTCTTCCTGGCTTTGAGTGACTACCTGACATTGGTCTGTGTACGGTCACCTCACAATTGTCAGTTCGATATTAAGTTGAGTTGTCATCAcagcttccttccttccttccttcgaTTATCATCTACTTACTGTTCTTTGCGTGGGTTCTTGGCCTCATCAAAGGTTTGCGTCTTCATTTTGTTGCTTTCTCTGGGTGACGCTCGAACGGCTTGCGTG ACAGCGACGGTGGGCGAAACTGGTGGTCTTGGTTGTTCTGCTTCTGGTTCCATTTTGTCTGTTTTTATTACTACCAAAAGGAGTCTCTGTCCTTCTCAGCCTCTCGATGAAG ttttgacgtttttcttaGCTTGGGGACGATCATGCGGCTCAA CTCTCCTGAACTTCTCTTCGTCATATTGGATACTCTCTGTG GTTCATCATACATCTGATTTCAACTCAGCTGATTCTATGCTTTTGGATCTTCCTACTGAAGAATCTCGACAACCAAAGAGCAGACTGAG TGTACATCCACCACCAGCTTTTGGTTCATCGCCTAATCTTGGAGCCCTTGTACTTGAAGCAAATAAATCTGAAGAGCAAGATGGGGATAGATTAATCACATACATTTGGTTTTTGTTGGTACAGCGCTTGATGTACCAACTTTTAAGGTTGTTGCTCTCTGCCATGGACATGGAATCTTACACAG GTGGCTTATTAGTCTCTACTTCAGCACAACAACCGCGCTGGTGCCACTGCCCTACCATATCACTTTTTTGGATGGAAAAAAGTGATTACAATAACAGTATGGAAGCTTACAATATAAAACAG GTTATTGGAGTAGTTTATGATGTGGTGTTGGGTTTCGGTTCTTCCTTCCCCTCTCTGTACGCCTCTTCATTTAAGAAAAG AGAGCATATGGAAGATTCTGAGTATTGA